The segment ATATATATTCAGAGGAGATTTGAGTGGCAAAGGAAAATCCGGAATATCTGTTCTTGCAGGAGAAGCCAACACTTGCATTACTGGCAATCTGGTTCTATGGAAGAACTTATGCCTCTGTAATTACAAAGGAGATCAATTCTACATTCGCACACACGACAAAGATACTTTCAAGAATGGAAGAGGACGGTCTTGTAGAATTCAATGTGGAAGGGCGTATAAAGTATGTTGAGCTGACCGAGAAAGGGTTTAATGTTGTTTCGCTTCTGAAGGAGCTTATTGTATCTCTGGGTGGAGAACTTCCGGATGAATATGACCTTGAAGGCCGCCATGAGGTTAGTGAGCCAGAACTTGACCCGGCATCGAACGAGATCATGGAAAAGATCAAAAAACTGCGCCTCAAGGTTGAGACAATCTACAGGGAGCTTGTATCCTCTGATGCAGATGAAGCCACCACAAAGAGGAGGCTTGGACCTTTCAGCCGCGAACTTGCTATGATAGGTGAAATGATCGATTCTGCTGAGGTACCTGTGGACGATGAGGTCATTGATGCTTTTAATGCCACCAGGGAAGTCTTCCTGTCGCTTCTGAACAAAAACGGTTAAATGCATCCTGTTCAATGAGTAGCCATGGAAACAGCAATTCTGAATATCAAATTATATTCTAATTTTGAACGTGCATTGAACTCTGCGGCGTTCATGCTCGAGAACGAGCTTAAGGACCTTGATGCAGGGGTCATACTGTCTGTTGATCCGGAAGGGTGGCTTCAGCTGGAAATCTTAGGTGAGGATGATGTGTTTGCAGCCAATTTCCTTATCGACAAGTATGGAACTCCTGTCAAAAGCGTGGTAAATGGAAGTATCTACAAGGGTTTCATTTCTTCCATTGATGATGAAGGGATAACTGTGGATATCGGTACTGATGTAAAGGTCCTTCCTGAGGCTCTTAAAGTTCTTGGAGTTGGCAGCGTATCACAGATCGCTTCCCGCTTTGGCCTGATCCCACACCTGCCGGTATCTGTGAAGATCGAAGGGCAGGATGGAATGATCACAGGCAGCTTCACCAGGGAACAGGTCGATCTTTTCTGGACCTGGAAGAAAGCAACCACCGACAGGTTAATTGTGAACTCTGTTACACGTTCCGAACTGAAGGCTGCTATCAAGAAAAAGGGTCATGGAAGGGATATTTACGGCATTGAAAGGCTTGGCATTCTGGAAAATGCGGTAGTCTGCCGTGAGGACACCGATGGTCCCGGAATTGTTGCTGAGATCGGCCCTCTTGTGAAAGCGGACATCGGTGTTATAAGGGGAACTCACTGATTTATTGCATTACGAAAAGGCAGTGGTCATATCCATTGCCATGGCATTCGACCTCTACAATATTGCATTGCATGTTGAGCTTGCGGTATATTATTCCCTGAAGCAGGCCTTCACTAAAAGAGCATAGGTTCTGGCCGATGTCAGGTGCACCTTTACACACAAAGCAGTCATCGATCTTAATTGCGAGGGGGTCATAGGATAGAACAGAAAGACATCCGAGCTTGTGCATGTCCCAGTAATCAGCTACTTCTTCAAAAAGCCCCTCGAGATATGTTGAGTTGAAATTTTCGGCAAGTCTTATGCCTATATCCTGTCCGATGGTTTCCATTATAGGCCTGTGGTTGATCCCCTGTGCCTCAAAGCCGCTCTGGACGGCGTGAAAAAAAGTTGTAAGTATATCAATTTCAGTATCGAAAGTGTTCGTAAATCGTTTCAGTGTCTCATGATAGTGTTCAACTACGGGTTTCTGGGAACACGCAGCATACTGGGAACACATTACATAGGTCTTCTTGCGCCGGTCGTTGGGATCGATCCGTTCTTCGAGGAGGTTATGTTGCTTAAGGTCACTCAGGTGTACAGAGATGGTGGATTTTGCTTTTCCCGTATATTTTACTATCTCATCGAACGATCTGGAACTTTCTTTCAGTAACTCCATTATCTGGAGCTTTACCGGACCCTCAATGGCAATAATGCCGTCACTGTTTGAAAATAGGGCAGTGTGACCTTCTCCTTTCATATCTAGTAATTGCTTATTCGATATATAAAAGTTCGGTAGTATCCGAATGATCCCAGTTTTCCTCTCCGATCACATGTATTATTTGCACTAAATTCACCTGTCTGACCGATAATCTATTTACTATCCATGACAGATTCAGGCAGGTCTATGAAAGCAGTAGTGATCCCTGTGAGGGATGTTGAAGAGGTAAAGGCCAAACTGATTTCCAGGGATGTCTTGGACAAAAGCAGAAAGATAAGGATACTTGAACATCCGGATGGGAAGTTCGCTGAGATCCCGGTGA is part of the Methanococcoides methylutens MM1 genome and harbors:
- a CDS encoding V4R domain-containing protein — translated: MKGEGHTALFSNSDGIIAIEGPVKLQIMELLKESSRSFDEIVKYTGKAKSTISVHLSDLKQHNLLEERIDPNDRRKKTYVMCSQYAACSQKPVVEHYHETLKRFTNTFDTEIDILTTFFHAVQSGFEAQGINHRPIMETIGQDIGIRLAENFNSTYLEGLFEEVADYWDMHKLGCLSVLSYDPLAIKIDDCFVCKGAPDIGQNLCSFSEGLLQGIIYRKLNMQCNIVEVECHGNGYDHCLFVMQ
- a CDS encoding DUF2110 family protein, translating into METAILNIKLYSNFERALNSAAFMLENELKDLDAGVILSVDPEGWLQLEILGEDDVFAANFLIDKYGTPVKSVVNGSIYKGFISSIDDEGITVDIGTDVKVLPEALKVLGVGSVSQIASRFGLIPHLPVSVKIEGQDGMITGSFTREQVDLFWTWKKATTDRLIVNSVTRSELKAAIKKKGHGRDIYGIERLGILENAVVCREDTDGPGIVAEIGPLVKADIGVIRGTH
- a CDS encoding MarR family transcriptional regulator codes for the protein MAKENPEYLFLQEKPTLALLAIWFYGRTYASVITKEINSTFAHTTKILSRMEEDGLVEFNVEGRIKYVELTEKGFNVVSLLKELIVSLGGELPDEYDLEGRHEVSEPELDPASNEIMEKIKKLRLKVETIYRELVSSDADEATTKRRLGPFSRELAMIGEMIDSAEVPVDDEVIDAFNATREVFLSLLNKNG